Genomic window (Sphingosinicella microcystinivorans):
CAGTTCCTGGATACGCGCCAGCGCCGTCATGTCTCACCTCGCAAAATGCCGACTCGTATTCGGCATATTGCACATATAGGGTAACGACGTGTAATCGGCAAGCGGGCGTCGAAATATGCGGTCCGGGGCGCTTCGACCATCGGCGAAGATTCATCGTGCTTGACTTTATCCTTCGACTCATCAGAACATAAAGTGAACAAATGAGTCGTTATCCTTGACCAATGTCTGTGCAAACCGCCTTACAACGGCCTCGCGCCGAACAGCTTGCCGCGCTCCGCGCGCAACTGGCCCATGCGCGCGGTGCGCGCGGACCCGCGCTGGCGTTCGGGCTGGACGCGATCGATGACCGGCTCGCCGACCGCGGGCTCGATGGCGCCGGCCTCCACGAGATAGCTGCCGCGACAGCGGCGCTAAGTGACGATGCCGCGGCGACGCTGTTCGCAGCGGGCATCGCGGCACGCTTTGCGGAGAAGCCCGGATTCACCGTGCTGTGGGCGCTCACGCGCTTCGATCTCTATGCGCCGGGACTGGAACAGGTCGGGCTTGGTCCGGCCAAGCTTCTCTACGCGCATGGCCGCAACGACGCCGATGTTCTGGCGATGGCCGAAGATGCCTTGCGCGAAGGGACGCTCGCCTGCGTGGTCGCCGAGGTGAAGACGGCAGATCAGACCGCGACGCGCCGGCTTCAGCTTGCCGCCTCCGATGGCCGGACGCCGATGCTGCTCTACCGCCGTCACCGAGCGTGCGATCGCTGCCCGCTGACCATTCCCTCCTCCGCAATGACGCGCTGGCGGATCGGCTGCCGATCATCGGAGCCGCTCCCGCATCCGGGCGTCGGCCGCGCCCGCTGGGCGGTCGAGCTTGTCCGCCAGCGAAACGGCAATCCCTTTTCTCTCGAAGTTGAAGCCAGCGATGACACGGGTCGCCTCGCTCTACCTGCCGCAGCTCGCCATAGAGCGGCTGCGCCGGTCGCGCCGCACGTTCAGGCCGCCTGAACACGTCTTTCCTGATCTCTCGCCCCGCCTTCCGGGGCCGATAGACGACAACCCCGGCGGTTGTTCGGTACCGAAGGATGGCGGCTGGCGGCCCGGCGCGCGCTGGGCGCGCGATGGCGCATTGGGTGCGAAGTCGACGCGCGAGGAGATCGATGCGCTGCCCGCGCATCAGCACCCGACTTGCCAAGAGATGGATCGTCGCAGCGAGCCCGCCGAGCACCCGTTCAAGGCGATGCTCCCCGACGAAGGCAGTCCAGGCCCACCGTCCGGCTGGGCCGCGCATCTGGGCCGGCCGATGATCATGATTGCGCGCGTCGGCCAGCGCGATGTCGTCACCGCCGCTTGCCGCGCCGCGTCCGATCTTGGTCTCCGTCCCGGCATGGCGGCGGCGCATGCCCGCGCGCTCACCACCGATCTTGACGTCGAGGAGGCCGATGAAGCGGGCGATATCGCCTTCCTCGACCGGCTGGCGCTGCACGCGGTCGGACACTGGACGCCGACCGCCAGCGCGTGCGTGCCTGACGGGCTCTGGCTCGACCTTACCGGCACGGCGCATCTGTTCGGGGGCGAGCCCGCTTTCTGCCGCCGCCTGCTGCGCTTCCTCGCGCGGCTGGGATTTAGCGCGACGATCGCGACCGCCGGGACGCCGGGCGCTGCGCATGCACTGGCACGCTATTCGGGAAAGCCGATCACCATATTGCCTCCCGGTGCCGAGACAGCAGCCATCGCCGATCTGCCGATTTCGGCGCTGCGACTCACACCCGACGCCCTGGCGTCGGCCTTGCGCTTCGGTTTCGAGCGGATCGCCGATCTCTTGTCCGTCCCGCGCGGTCCGCTCGCGAAGCGGCTCGGTCTTTCAACCGTCGAACGGCTCGATCAGGCGCGCGGGCTGGTCGCCGAACCGATCGTGCCGGTGGTCCCGTTCGAAGAACCACGGGTCATGCGCCGCCTGCTCGAACCGATCGGCACGGCCGAGGCGCTCACCCAGGTTATCGGTGATCTGGTCGATGACATGGTGCTTGCCCTCGAAAAGCGCGGCCTGGGGCTGCGCTCCGCCATCCTCACCTGCCTGCGCGTCGATGGCGAGGAGCAGCGGATCGGGCTCGGCACGGCGCGGGCAACCCGCGACGCCAAGCATCTGAAGCGCATGTTCGCCATGCGCGTCGAACGGATCGAGCCGGGACTTGGCATCGAAGCGATGGCGCTCACCGCGCCGCGCGTCGAGGATCTTGCTCCCGTGGCGCTCGGTAAGGGACTCGCCGGCAAGGATCGTGCGCCCGATCTGGCGCCATTGGTCGACCAGCTTGCCGGCCGTGTCGGCGAGAAGGCATTGTTCCGCATGGCCCCCCGCGAAAGCGATGTGCCCGAGCGCGCGGTCTGCCCGGCCGACGCGCTCACGAGTCCGACGGGCTGGCCATGCTGGAAACGGCCCGTTCGACTGCTGCCCCGCCCCGAGCCGCTGGCGGGCGTGGTCGCCTTGCTCCCGGATCACCCGCCGCGCCGGTTCGTGTGGCGCGGCAAGCCCTATCGTGTCGTCGCCGGGGACGGTCCCGAGCGCATCCATGGCGAATGGTGGCGCAGTTCCCGCGAGATGTGGGCGGTACGGGATTATTTCCGGGTCGAGACGACGAGCGGCGAGCGCTTCTGGCTGTTTCGCCGCGGCGACGGCGTCGATCCGCCAACCGGCGACCTAAGCTGGTATATGCACGGGCTGTTCGGCTGATGGCGCGCTCCAGGACCACCTACGTCGAACTTCAGGTCACGAGCCATTTCTCGTTTCTTCGGGGTGCCTCGTCCCCCGAAGAGCTGTTCGCCGAAGCCGCCGTGCAGGGTCATAGCGCACTCGGCCTCGCCGATCGCGGCAGCGTCGCCGGTGTGGTGCGCGGCTGGGACGGCCAGAAGGCGACGGGCGTGCGCATGATTGCCGGCGCGCGCGTCGATCTCACCGATGGCCGGGCGCTGCTGCTCTATCCTTGCCATAGGAAAGCATGGTCAGGGCTGACCCGGCTGCTCTCCCTCGGCAAGGAGCGCGGCGGCAAGGGCAAATGCCTGTTGGACGGGAACGACGTCGCTGCGCGCGCTGATGGACTCATCGCGATCCTGCTGCCTGATGTGCCGGGCGAAATTGTCGCCGGACACCTGCGCGATCTGCGCGATATATTCGGCGCGCGAGGCTATTGCGCCCTGTCGCTGCGCCGGCGCCCCGACGATGCCGCACGGCTCCATGCCCTCGATGTCCTCGCCCTCGATGCCGGCATCCGCAGCGTCGCGACGGGGGACGTGCTCTACCATGCGCCCGAGCGTCGGCCGCTGCAGGATGTCGTCACCGCGATCCGTGAGAAGAGCACTATTGACGCGC
Coding sequences:
- a CDS encoding ImuA family protein, with product MSVQTALQRPRAEQLAALRAQLAHARGARGPALAFGLDAIDDRLADRGLDGAGLHEIAAATAALSDDAAATLFAAGIAARFAEKPGFTVLWALTRFDLYAPGLEQVGLGPAKLLYAHGRNDADVLAMAEDALREGTLACVVAEVKTADQTATRRLQLAASDGRTPMLLYRRHRACDRCPLTIPSSAMTRWRIGCRSSEPLPHPGVGRARWAVELVRQRNGNPFSLEVEASDDTGRLALPAAARHRAAAPVAPHVQAA
- a CDS encoding DUF6504 family protein, whose amino-acid sequence is MTRVASLYLPQLAIERLRRSRRTFRPPEHVFPDLSPRLPGPIDDNPGGCSVPKDGGWRPGARWARDGALGAKSTREEIDALPAHQHPTCQEMDRRSEPAEHPFKAMLPDEGSPGPPSGWAAHLGRPMIMIARVGQRDVVTAACRAASDLGLRPGMAAAHARALTTDLDVEEADEAGDIAFLDRLALHAVGHWTPTASACVPDGLWLDLTGTAHLFGGEPAFCRRLLRFLARLGFSATIATAGTPGAAHALARYSGKPITILPPGAETAAIADLPISALRLTPDALASALRFGFERIADLLSVPRGPLAKRLGLSTVERLDQARGLVAEPIVPVVPFEEPRVMRRLLEPIGTAEALTQVIGDLVDDMVLALEKRGLGLRSAILTCLRVDGEEQRIGLGTARATRDAKHLKRMFAMRVERIEPGLGIEAMALTAPRVEDLAPVALGKGLAGKDRAPDLAPLVDQLAGRVGEKALFRMAPRESDVPERAVCPADALTSPTGWPCWKRPVRLLPRPEPLAGVVALLPDHPPRRFVWRGKPYRVVAGDGPERIHGEWWRSSREMWAVRDYFRVETTSGERFWLFRRGDGVDPPTGDLSWYMHGLFG